Genomic window (Candidatus Methylomirabilota bacterium):
AACGTGCGCAACACCTGCCTGGCGTGGGGCGTCGACATGAAGCGCGGCGCGACCGTGCGGGCGCCCTCCGGCAACGTGGACGTGGCGCCCACCATCCTGCACCTCCTCGGCGTGGATGACCGCACGGGTATGGACGGGCGCGTGCTCAGCGAGGCTCTGCTTGACGGGCCGGACCCCGACAAGGTCCCCGTGCAGACGCGCACGTCTCTCGTGGAGGCTGGGGCCTATCGCACGGCGCTACAGATCTCCGAGGTCGAGGGGCGGCGCTACGTGGACAAGAGCTGGCGCATCGTCTAGGCTGCTGACCCAAGGAGCGCGACATGGACATCGGCGCGGCGATCTTCTTCACGGACTACTCGATGGGGCCGGCGGACCTGGGACGGGCGATGGAAGAGCGCGGCTTCGAGTCGCTCTGGGCGCCCGAGCATTCCCATATTCCGCTTTCGCGGACGTCTCCTTTCCCTCAGGGCGGCGACCTCCCCAAGAAGTACTACGACGTCATGGACCCGTTCGTGACGCTGGCCGCGGCGGCGGCGGCAACCGCGCGGCTCCGCGTGGGCACCGGGATCTGCCTCGTCATTCAGCGCGATCCCATCCAGACCGCCAAGTTGGTGGCGAGCCTCGATCAGGTGTCGGGGGGGCGCTTCCTCTTCGGCATCGGCGCGGGCTGGAACGCGGAGGAGATGGCGGATCACGGGACGGACTTCAAGACTCGCTTCACCGTCATGCGCGAGCGCGTGGAGGCGATGAAGGCGATCTGGACCAAGTCCAAGCCCGAGTACCACGGGAAGTTCGTCGACTTTTCGCCCATGATGACGTGGCCGAAGCCGGTGCAGAAGCCGCACGCGCCGGTGATCGTGGGCGGCGCGTTCCCCTACGGCGCGCGGCGAGCCATCGCCTACGGTGACGGCTGGATCCCGCACGTGCGCCGGCCGGAATATGGCGACGGGGACGTGACGCGCTTCCTCCCCGAGTTCCGGAAGATGGCCGCAGAGGCGGGGCGCGACCCCGCGTTTCCCGTCACGATCTGGGGCCAGCCCGACGACGCCGTCAACCTCAAGAAGTATCGCGACGCCGGCGCCGCGCGCTTCGTCTTCAGCCTGCCTTCGGCCAAGGCCGATGAGATCCTGCCCATGCTCGACCGGCTCGCCACGGCAGCGCGCTAGTCCCGAGGAGATCCGCGTCATGGCCCCCATCATGCCCACGATCACGCAGATCACCGCCGGCCTCCGCTTCCCCGAGGGCCCGGTCGCGATGCCCGACGGATCCATCGTCTTGGTGGAGATCGAGCGCCGCACGCTCTCCCGCGTCACGCCGGACGGGAAGGTTCGCGTGATCGCCAATCTGGGCGGCGGGCCGAACGGCGCCGCCATGGGGCCCAACGGCAAGATCTACGTCACCAACAACGGCGGCCTCAAGTTCATCGACCGGCCGGGGAAGCTCTTTCCCGTCGCCCAGGCCGACGACTACACGACGGGCAGCATCCAGATCGTCGATCCGGAGTCGGGCAAGTTCGAGACGCTCTACGACCGCTGCGATGGCCGGCGGCTCAACGGGCCGAACGATCTCGTGTTCGACGGCGCGGGCGGCTTCTGGTTCACCGATCTCGGCAAGACGCGCGAGCGCGACTCGGACCGCGGCGTCGTCTACTACGCAAAGGCCGACGGCTCCATGATCAAGGAAGCCATCTTCCCCCTCGAGCGGCCCAACGGGATCGGGCTCTCACCGGACGAGAAGACCCTCTACGTGGTGGAGACGCCCACCGCGCGCTGCTGGTCGTTCAAGATCTCCGCCTCCGGCGAGATCGACTCCGCCAACGGCCCCTACCGTGGCGAGAAGGGCAAGGTCGTGGTGGGCCTGCCCGGCTATCAGATGTTCGACTCGCTCGCCGTGGACGGCGAGGGGCATGTCTGCGCGGCCACGCTGATCACCGGAGCGGTCTCGGACATCTGGCCGGACGGCAGCCGCGTGGACCAGTACATGCTGCCGGACATGATGGTGACCAACGTGTGCTTCGGCGGCCCCGGTCTCCGCACCGCCTACGCCACGCTGTCGATGGGCGGGAC
Coding sequences:
- a CDS encoding SMP-30/gluconolactonase/LRE family protein is translated as MAPIMPTITQITAGLRFPEGPVAMPDGSIVLVEIERRTLSRVTPDGKVRVIANLGGGPNGAAMGPNGKIYVTNNGGLKFIDRPGKLFPVAQADDYTTGSIQIVDPESGKFETLYDRCDGRRLNGPNDLVFDGAGGFWFTDLGKTRERDSDRGVVYYAKADGSMIKEAIFPLERPNGIGLSPDEKTLYVVETPTARCWSFKISASGEIDSANGPYRGEKGKVVVGLPGYQMFDSLAVDGEGHVCAATLITGAVSDIWPDGSRVDQYMLPDMMVTNVCFGGPGLRTAYATLSMGGTLVSFEWPRAGLPLRYLNR
- a CDS encoding LLM class F420-dependent oxidoreductase codes for the protein MDIGAAIFFTDYSMGPADLGRAMEERGFESLWAPEHSHIPLSRTSPFPQGGDLPKKYYDVMDPFVTLAAAAAATARLRVGTGICLVIQRDPIQTAKLVASLDQVSGGRFLFGIGAGWNAEEMADHGTDFKTRFTVMRERVEAMKAIWTKSKPEYHGKFVDFSPMMTWPKPVQKPHAPVIVGGAFPYGARRAIAYGDGWIPHVRRPEYGDGDVTRFLPEFRKMAAEAGRDPAFPVTIWGQPDDAVNLKKYRDAGAARFVFSLPSAKADEILPMLDRLATAAR